A part of Paraburkholderia azotifigens genomic DNA contains:
- a CDS encoding MFS transporter yields the protein MQTVNAAVQAEGRTGVRWRIFLVMLLLISINYVDRASLSVAMPLIAKEFNIAPAVQGLILSSFFWTYAVMQIPGGMLADRFKPRIVIACATLFWGFFQGVAAICTTSTALILTRLGLGASEAPIYPAGGKLNAMWMTRHERGRGATLLDGGAPLGAAFGAVIISGLISEFGSWRTSFVVAGVGTMLAGLFAWYYIRNNPREHPAVNQAEADYLEAALEEEQRSEPAHASGRSLDFFRYRSVWGMFFGWMCFNSLFYGLLTWMPNYLNKVHGFNIQQMGGASFAIFFSGFVGELIGGWIADKWKAAGGSPNRVMRTLFGIAAVAATASIFSVAYVGNPVTVVVLLASTLFFLRWCGLYWCLPSILGTRNKIGFLGGLMNLGGNIGGVLVPIIVGLIVQTTGSYFLALMFFAAAGVGLFVCSTLIDYQRKLPV from the coding sequence ATGCAAACCGTAAATGCAGCCGTGCAGGCCGAGGGCAGGACCGGCGTACGCTGGCGAATCTTTCTGGTCATGTTGTTGCTGATTTCAATCAATTATGTGGACCGGGCCTCGCTGTCCGTGGCCATGCCGCTGATTGCCAAGGAGTTCAACATCGCTCCTGCCGTGCAGGGCCTGATTCTCAGTTCGTTCTTCTGGACCTATGCGGTCATGCAGATTCCGGGCGGCATGCTGGCCGACCGTTTCAAGCCGCGCATCGTGATCGCGTGCGCTACGTTGTTCTGGGGCTTTTTCCAGGGTGTTGCCGCAATCTGCACCACGTCGACCGCGCTGATTCTCACCCGGCTGGGCTTGGGCGCTTCTGAAGCACCGATCTACCCGGCCGGCGGCAAGCTCAACGCGATGTGGATGACGCGCCACGAGCGTGGCCGCGGCGCGACGCTGCTCGACGGTGGCGCGCCGCTGGGGGCGGCATTCGGTGCGGTGATCATCTCCGGGTTGATCAGCGAGTTTGGATCCTGGCGCACATCCTTTGTGGTGGCGGGCGTGGGCACCATGCTTGCCGGCCTGTTTGCCTGGTACTACATCCGTAACAACCCTCGCGAGCATCCGGCCGTGAATCAGGCGGAAGCAGACTATCTCGAAGCGGCGCTGGAGGAAGAACAGCGTAGCGAGCCGGCTCATGCCAGTGGCCGCAGCCTGGATTTTTTCCGGTATCGGTCGGTGTGGGGCATGTTCTTCGGCTGGATGTGCTTTAACTCGCTGTTTTACGGCTTGCTCACCTGGATGCCGAACTACCTGAACAAGGTTCACGGCTTCAATATTCAGCAGATGGGCGGAGCCAGTTTCGCGATCTTCTTCAGCGGCTTCGTGGGTGAACTGATCGGTGGATGGATTGCCGACAAGTGGAAGGCGGCGGGCGGTTCGCCTAATCGCGTGATGCGTACGCTATTCGGCATCGCCGCCGTGGCGGCCACGGCGTCGATCTTTTCGGTCGCCTACGTCGGCAATCCCGTGACGGTCGTGGTGCTGCTCGCATCCACATTGTTCTTCCTGCGCTGGTGCGGCCTGTACTGGTGCCTGCCTTCCATCCTCGGTACGCGCAACAAGATCGGCTTTCTCGGCGGTCTGATGAACCTCGGCGGCAATATCGGCGGCGTTCTCGTGCCGATCATCGTTGGCCTGATCGTGCAGACTACCGGCTCGTACTTTCTGGCGCTGATGTTTTTCGCTGCCGCAGGCGTAGGCCTCTTCGTTTGTTCGACACTGATCGACTACCAACGCAAGCTACCCGTCTGA
- a CDS encoding GntR family transcriptional regulator encodes MNMKSLPAETRKRISLRGTGMYAAIAERLREMILEGELPPGDHIDEKALCEQFDISRTPLREALKTLVTEGHVTHRQHMGFQVAPIDRDEIAAIFEVLHGLEETAGRLAAQRIDDKQMKMLMERHRAMETYHREGKRTAYYRANQKVHQHIVDVAGNPVLSDMYSSLMSKIHRARGAANADVLRWAESLGEHSEILDALSKRDGANLGRLLREHSEHTAAEVMKVLEAANAG; translated from the coding sequence ATGAACATGAAGTCATTACCGGCTGAGACACGCAAGCGGATCAGCCTGCGCGGAACGGGTATGTACGCGGCGATCGCGGAGCGGCTGCGCGAGATGATTCTTGAGGGTGAACTGCCGCCCGGCGACCATATCGACGAGAAAGCGCTGTGCGAGCAGTTCGACATCTCCAGAACGCCTTTGCGCGAGGCGCTCAAAACGCTTGTGACCGAGGGACACGTGACTCACCGGCAGCACATGGGTTTTCAGGTCGCACCAATCGATAGGGACGAGATTGCTGCCATCTTTGAAGTGCTGCATGGACTGGAGGAAACGGCGGGACGGCTCGCTGCGCAGCGCATCGACGACAAGCAGATGAAGATGCTGATGGAGCGCCATCGCGCTATGGAAACCTATCATCGCGAGGGCAAGCGCACGGCCTACTATCGCGCTAACCAGAAAGTGCATCAGCACATCGTGGATGTCGCAGGCAATCCCGTCCTCTCCGACATGTACTCATCGTTGATGAGCAAGATTCACCGTGCAAGAGGTGCAGCTAATGCCGATGTGCTGCGCTGGGCGGAGTCGCTCGGCGAACACAGCGAAATACTGGACGCGCTGTCGAAGCGAGATGGAGCAAACCTGGGCCGGTTACTGCGCGAACATTCAGAACACACGGCGGCGGAAGTAATGAAAGTGTTGGAGGCCGCCAACGCGGGTTAG
- a CDS encoding LysR family transcriptional regulator, translating to MFLPDVQTFLAVASAGSLSAAARQLNVVPMQVSRRIAALEEDLGVRLFHRTTRSLTLTAEGEAFVPYARAMVDAEAGARAELSPSSGTASGVLRLTAPSGFGQSVVLPMLPGLLEANPDLRIDLDLSDRQVDIVGQGLDLALRIAPLEDSELVARKIAPNPRLICASSEYLKRHGRPATSAELDQHRCIRLDSVERWPLVVDGKLIRKRIEGYVNTTSVEAARTSAVQGLGLAMLTYWDVFRQLADQSLVQVHLEDAAMEDLSVWAVIPSRRYVPNRVNVFLGALQKEISDLAGECGQVC from the coding sequence ATGTTCCTCCCAGACGTTCAGACATTCCTGGCGGTTGCATCAGCGGGAAGCCTGTCAGCGGCGGCGCGTCAGCTGAACGTGGTGCCCATGCAGGTGTCACGGCGCATCGCGGCGCTCGAAGAGGACCTCGGCGTGCGCCTCTTTCATCGGACCACTCGCTCTCTGACCTTGACCGCAGAAGGCGAGGCGTTTGTGCCGTATGCGAGGGCGATGGTCGACGCAGAAGCGGGCGCGCGAGCTGAGCTGAGTCCGTCGTCGGGCACTGCATCGGGCGTATTGCGTTTGACCGCACCGAGTGGCTTCGGACAATCGGTCGTGTTGCCGATGCTGCCAGGTTTGCTCGAAGCTAACCCGGACCTTCGTATCGACCTCGATCTGTCAGATCGCCAGGTCGATATCGTGGGGCAGGGGCTGGATCTCGCATTACGCATTGCACCTCTGGAGGATTCGGAACTGGTGGCCAGAAAAATTGCTCCGAATCCGCGTCTTATTTGTGCTTCGTCCGAGTACCTGAAGAGGCACGGACGACCTGCGACGTCGGCGGAACTGGACCAGCATCGCTGTATCAGACTTGACTCGGTGGAAAGATGGCCGCTCGTTGTCGACGGCAAGCTGATACGCAAGCGCATTGAGGGGTATGTCAACACGACCAGTGTGGAAGCGGCACGCACTTCAGCTGTGCAGGGACTGGGGTTAGCCATGTTGACGTACTGGGATGTCTTCCGGCAACTGGCCGATCAATCGCTCGTGCAGGTTCATCTGGAGGACGCGGCGATGGAAGATCTGTCGGTGTGGGCGGTCATCCCAAGCCGTCGGTATGTGCCGAATCGGGTGAACGTGTTCCTTGGTGCGCTTCAGAAGGAAATTTCGGATCTGGCAGGGGAGTGCGGCCAGGTGTGCTGA
- a CDS encoding NADH:flavin oxidoreductase has product MNDATSPILSPYNRNGIAVRNRIAVAPMTRITATEYGHPTQTMFDYYKRFAKGGFGLVTTEGIYTDKAFSQGYRFQPGLADDVQAEAWSTFNREMHEHGTPVFAQLMHAGALSQGNAYRSHTVGPSAVRPKGEQMKFYFGEGLYAEPKQMTDAEIDEAVQGFVDAARRAVNIAGFKGVEIHGANGYLLDQFLTAGTNRRTDRWGGDTKARVQLLADVVKAVRHNIGDAVPVGIRISQGKVNDFGSKWSGGEADAEVIFGTLADAGIDFLHVTEFEAWQPAFEGTHDSLVTLARRYSPAVTIIANGGLHTAERINNALASGADLVTVGRGALANPDLPKLLANRREPRTFDSSILQPIASIKPAELAMQIAA; this is encoded by the coding sequence ATGAACGACGCAACCTCCCCGATCCTTTCTCCGTATAACCGCAACGGCATCGCAGTACGCAACCGCATCGCCGTCGCGCCCATGACCCGTATTACGGCCACGGAATACGGCCATCCGACCCAAACCATGTTCGACTACTACAAGCGCTTCGCGAAGGGTGGCTTCGGGCTGGTAACGACGGAAGGCATTTACACCGACAAGGCGTTCTCGCAAGGATACCGGTTTCAGCCAGGCCTGGCCGACGACGTGCAGGCTGAGGCATGGTCGACGTTCAATCGCGAGATGCACGAGCATGGCACCCCTGTATTCGCGCAACTCATGCATGCCGGCGCGTTGAGTCAAGGCAACGCTTACCGAAGCCATACCGTGGGACCGTCGGCCGTCCGCCCCAAGGGCGAACAGATGAAGTTCTACTTCGGCGAGGGACTCTATGCTGAGCCGAAACAGATGACGGACGCGGAGATCGACGAGGCCGTTCAAGGTTTCGTCGATGCGGCACGACGTGCCGTGAATATCGCCGGGTTCAAAGGCGTGGAAATTCACGGCGCGAACGGGTATCTCCTCGACCAGTTCTTGACGGCGGGGACCAATCGTCGGACTGACCGTTGGGGCGGCGACACGAAGGCTCGCGTGCAACTGCTCGCGGATGTTGTGAAAGCAGTCAGGCACAACATCGGAGATGCTGTGCCTGTGGGCATCCGGATTTCACAAGGCAAGGTCAACGATTTCGGTTCGAAGTGGTCGGGTGGCGAGGCGGATGCAGAAGTGATCTTTGGCACACTTGCCGATGCAGGCATCGACTTCCTTCACGTCACGGAGTTCGAGGCCTGGCAGCCAGCATTTGAAGGCACGCACGATAGCCTCGTGACGCTGGCACGCCGTTATTCGCCCGCCGTCACCATCATCGCAAACGGCGGCTTGCACACGGCCGAGCGCATCAACAATGCACTTGCCTCCGGGGCGGACCTGGTGACAGTCGGACGCGGCGCACTGGCGAATCCCGACCTGCCGAAACTGCTCGCAAACAGGCGCGAACCCCGTACATTCGACAGTTCGATCCTTCAACCGATCGCCAGCATCAAGCCAGCAGAACTCGCGATGCAGATAGCCGCCTGA
- a CDS encoding PP2C family protein-serine/threonine phosphatase — protein sequence MIPDETFAGAHMDISSAYFSEIGSRSRNQDAVGCVVAERHACFVVSDGIASTPGGEVAAQHAVKQILAQGGARAMATPDIAACIEDANAAILAEQARSTDRRKMGATVAALFIDRMTRSAQWAHLGDSRLYHFRHGSLMQRTRDHSLLQRMTDAGLSVNGISASLLDSALGMPGKIAPCIAPTMPLEDGDVFLLCTDGLWHAVPDTLIERHLRIVNKADDWLSLLRHEVCKQRGPTAPADNCSALAVWVGRPEEATLLRISA from the coding sequence GTGATACCCGACGAAACATTTGCCGGCGCGCACATGGACATCTCATCCGCGTACTTTTCCGAGATCGGAAGCCGCTCGCGCAATCAGGACGCTGTCGGCTGTGTGGTCGCTGAACGACACGCGTGTTTCGTCGTCAGCGACGGCATCGCCAGCACGCCGGGTGGCGAAGTCGCCGCGCAACATGCGGTGAAGCAGATCCTTGCACAGGGCGGCGCACGTGCGATGGCAACACCCGACATTGCCGCCTGCATCGAAGATGCGAACGCTGCGATTCTCGCCGAGCAGGCGCGCAGTACAGATAGAAGGAAGATGGGGGCGACCGTCGCTGCACTATTCATCGACCGTATGACTCGCTCAGCCCAGTGGGCGCATCTCGGAGACAGTCGCCTCTATCACTTCCGCCACGGCTCGCTGATGCAACGGACCCGGGATCATAGCCTGCTGCAGCGTATGACGGACGCAGGTCTGTCCGTCAACGGCATAAGCGCGAGTCTGCTCGATTCAGCACTCGGGATGCCTGGAAAGATTGCACCATGCATTGCCCCGACGATGCCGCTGGAAGACGGCGACGTGTTCCTGTTATGCACGGACGGATTGTGGCACGCGGTACCAGATACACTGATAGAACGACATCTGCGCATCGTTAATAAGGCGGACGACTGGTTGAGTCTGCTGCGGCATGAGGTGTGCAAGCAGCGCGGACCGACCGCGCCCGCGGACAATTGCTCGGCACTTGCCGTCTGGGTAGGTCGACCGGAGGAAGCCACGCTGCTACGTATCAGCGCGTGA
- a CDS encoding HAMP domain-containing histidine kinase codes for MFADFCAGEQVSNAASRLIRSGAGMQTLLDDLTEFNKTRLGLGINVVPTNVNLSDVLADELEELHVIPPNRQIELHVTGDLQGLGTASACRFSTPLGMGHRKHLCV; via the coding sequence GTGTTCGCGGATTTCTGCGCCGGTGAGCAAGTATCGAATGCCGCGAGCCGCCTGATACGCAGCGGGGCGGGGATGCAGACGCTGCTGGATGACCTAACTGAATTCAACAAGACCAGACTGGGCCTGGGCATCAACGTCGTGCCCACGAATGTCAATCTCTCGGATGTGCTTGCCGACGAGCTGGAGGAGTTGCACGTGATTCCTCCCAACAGACAGATTGAGTTACATGTGACCGGTGATTTACAGGGGCTGGGGACGGCTAGCGCCTGCAGGTTCTCAACGCCATTAGGGATGGGGCACAGGAAGCACCTATGCGTGTGA